From the genome of Vicia villosa cultivar HV-30 ecotype Madison, WI linkage group LG2, Vvil1.0, whole genome shotgun sequence, one region includes:
- the LOC131649137 gene encoding putative F-box protein At3g24700, which produces MPERKISPPNAIKLPHRYIPNDVVLSILSKLSLKSFKRFQSVCKSWSLLFDDPFCMNLYRKSFLEKDSTYYVDKSPILYMLGNHYCHRLYSFFGERFENVVLLKLPKPFEQSKFEILGSTDVNGIFCLRIRNYGGDEVILWNPTTNEFKKVPSSRQPNYNEHGFYDHCLVGYDHAKNDFKVAHITFHQSSIPHVSSWEIYNLNSNSWKKMDGHISPFYLHYNTVYMDGISHWWNGVKSNPFLMSFDFSTESFMMTHMPSYGHDLLACIIKLMILNGSIALTLHHKETSTFHILILGEVGVQESWTKLFVVGPSPLLKHVIGAGKKGKILFIGKDNELLLFDLNPDMIDEIGAKSLPHGSQLLFYRKSTLPIRGIYN; this is translated from the coding sequence ATGCCGGAGAGGAAGATATCGCCGCCGAATGCAATTAAACTGCCCCACAGGTATATACCTAATGATGTCGTTCTCTCTATTCTGTCCAAACTTTCTCTCAAATCTTTCAAGCGATTTCAATCTGTATGCAAATCATGGTCCCTTCTGTTTGATGATCCTTTTTGCATGAATCTGTATCGCAAATCATTCTTAGAGAAGGACTCAACTTATTATGTTGATAAATCTCCCATCTTGTATATGTTAGGTAACCATTATTGTCATCGTTTATATTCTTTTTTCGGGGAGAGGTTTGAGAATGTAGTCCTGTTAAAGTTGCCAAAGCCATTTGAACAaagtaaatttgaaattttgggTTCAACTGATGTTAATGGTATTTTTTGTCTTCGTATCCGTAATTATGGTGGTGATGAAGTTATATTGTGGAACCCAACTACCAACGAATTTAAGAAAGTTCCTTCAAGCCGTCAACCCAACTATAATGAGCATGGTTTTTATGATCATTGTCTAGTTGGTTATGACCACGCTAAAAATGACTTTAAGGTGGCTCATATCACGTTTCATCAATCATCTATCCCACATGTTTCTTCTTGGGAGATATACAACCTTAATAGTAACTCTTGGAAGAAAATGGATGGTCATATCTCTCCATTTTATTTGCACTATAACACAGTGTATATGGATGGAATATCTCATTGGTGGAATGGAGTTAAATCAAATCCATTTTTAATGTCATTTGACTTTAGTACTGAATCTTTCATGATGACGCACATGCCTTCTTATGGACATGATTTGCTTGCTTGTATAATTAAATTGATGATATTGAATGGATCCATTGCTCTCACCTTACATCATAAAGAGACATCTACATTTCATATTTTAATATTGGGTGAAGTTGGCGTACAAGAATCATGGACTAAACTCTTTGTTGTTGGTCCATCACCCCTCCTTAAACACGTTATTGGAGCAGGAAAGAAAGGCAAGATATTATTTATTGGAAAAGATAATGAATTACTCTTGTTTGATTTAAACCCAGATATGATTGACGAGATTGGTGCTAAATCACTCCCACATGGTTCTCAACTATTATTTTATAGAAAAAGCACTCTTCCAATTAGGGGAATatataattag
- the LOC131649133 gene encoding putative F-box protein At3g21120, whose amino-acid sequence MPERKISPPNAIQLPHRYIPNDVVLSILSKLSLKSFKRFQSVCKSWSLLFDDPFCMNLYRKSFLEKDSTYYVDKSPILYMLGNHYCHRLYSFFGERFENVVLLKLPKPFEQSKFEILGSTDVNGIFCLRIRNYGGDEVILWNPTTNEFKKVPSSRQPNYNEHGFYDHCLVGYDHAKNDFKVAHITFHQSSIPHVSSWEIYNLNSNSWKKMDGQISPFYLHYNTVYMDGISHWWNGVKSNPFLMSFDFSTESFMMTHMLSYGHCLYN is encoded by the coding sequence ATGCCGGAGAGGAAGATATCGCCGCCGAATGCAATTCAACTGCCCCACAGGTATATACCTAATGATGTCGTTCTCTCTATTCTGTCCAAACTTTCTCTCAAATCTTTCAAGCGATTTCAATCTGTATGCAAATCATGGTCCCTTCTGTTTGATGATCCTTTTTGCATGAATCTGTATCGCAAATCATTCTTAGAGAAGGACTCAACTTATTATGTTGATAAATCTCCCATCTTGTATATGTTAGGTAACCATTATTGTCATCGTTTATATTCTTTTTTCGGGGAGAGGTTTGAGAATGTAGTCCTGTTAAAGTTGCCAAAGCCATTTGAACAaagtaaatttgaaattttgggTTCAACTGATGTTAATGGTATTTTTTGTCTTCGTATCCGTAATTATGGTGGTGATGAAGTTATATTGTGGAACCCAACTACCAACGAATTTAAGAAAGTTCCTTCAAGCCGTCAACCCAACTATAATGAGCATGGTTTTTATGATCATTGTCTAGTTGGTTATGACCACGCTAAAAATGACTTTAAGGTGGCTCATATCACGTTTCATCAATCATCTATCCCACATGTTTCTTCTTGGGAGATATACAACCTTAATAGTAACTCTTGGAAGAAAATGGATGGTCAAATCTCTCCATTTTATTTGCACTATAACACAGTGTATATGGATGGAATATCTCATTGGTGGAATGGAGTTAAATCAAATCCATTTTTAATGTCATTTGACTTTAGTACTGAATCTTTCATGATGACGCACATGCTTTCTTATGGACATTGCTTGTATAATTAA
- the LOC131649135 gene encoding putative F-box protein At3g17490, whose protein sequence is MPERKISPPNAIQLPHRYIPNDAVLSILSKLSLKSFKRFQSICKSWSLLFDDPFCMNLYRKSFLFENVVLLELPNPYRGSTFEILGSASVNGILCLCIHNNEFKKLLSSPRPNYIPLGCEGGSYVPRFYNHHLVGYDRAKANYKVVQIAFYTSSYPHVSYWEIYNLSSNSWKKMDDHIPPFYTDYNPVYIDGMSHWWNGVKTNSFLISFDFSTESFIMTPMPSYVHDLLADIYTCKIQLMILKGSIALTLHHKETSTFYMHFNIG, encoded by the exons ATGCCGGAGAGGAAGATATCGCCGCCGAATGCAATTCAACTGCCCCACAGGTATATACCTAATGATGCCGTTCTCTCTATTCTGTCCAAACTTTCTCTCAAATCTTTCAAGCGATTTCAATCTATATGCAAATCATGGTCCCTTCTGTTTGATGATCCTTTTTGCATGAATCTGTATCGCAAATCATTCTTA TTTGAGAATGTAGTCCTATTAGAATTGCCAAATCCATATCGTGGAAGTACATTTGAAATTTTGGGTTCAGCTAGTGTTAATGGTATTCTTTGTCTTTGTATCCATAATAATGAATTTAAGAAACTTCTTTCAAGCCCTCGACCCAACTATATACCGTTAGGATGTGAAGGTGGTTCTTATGTTCCTCGTTTTTATAATCATCATCTAGTTGGTTATGATCGTGCTAAAGCCAACTATAAGGTGGTTCAAATCGCATTTTATACATCAAGTTATCCACATGTTTCTTATTGGGAGATATACAACCTTAGTAGTAACTCTTGGAAGAAAATGGATGACCATATTCCTCCATTTTATACCGACTATAACCCAGTGTACATAGATGGAATGTCTCATTGGTGGAATGGAGTTAAAACAAATTCATTTTTAATATCATTTGACTTTAGTACTGAATCTTTCATTATGACTCCCATGCCTTCTTATGTACATGATTTGTTGGCTGATATTTACACTTGTAAAATTCAATTGATGATATTGAAGGGATCCATTGCTCTCACCTTACATCATAAAGAGACATCTACCTTTTACATGCATTTTAATATTGGGTGA
- the LOC131649131 gene encoding F-box/LRR-repeat/kelch-repeat protein At2g27520-like, with protein MPERKISPPNAIQLPHRYIPNDAVLSILSKLSLKSFKRFQSICKSWSLLFDDPFCMNLYRKSFLFENVVLLELPNPYRGSTFEILGSASVNGILCLCIHNNEFKKLLSSPRPNYIPLGCEGGSYVPRFYNHHLVGYDCAKANYKVVQIAFYTSSYPHVSYWEIYNLSSNSWKKMDDHIPPFYTDYNPVYIDGMSHWWNGVKTNSFLISFDFSTESFIMTPMPSYVHDLLADIYTCKIQLMILKGSIALTLHHKETSTFYMHFNIG; from the exons ATGCCGGAGAGGAAGATATCGCCGCCGAATGCAATTCAACTGCCCCACAGGTATATACCTAATGATGCCGTTCTCTCTATTCTGTCCAAACTTTCTCTCAAATCTTTCAAGCGATTTCAATCTATATGCAAATCATGGTCCCTTCTGTTTGATGATCCTTTTTGCATGAATCTGTATCGCAAATCATTCTTA TTTGAGAATGTAGTCCTATTAGAATTGCCAAATCCATATCGTGGAAGTACATTTGAAATTTTGGGTTCAGCTAGTGTTAATGGTATTCTTTGTCTTTGTATCCATAATAATGAATTTAAGAAACTTCTTTCAAGCCCTCGACCCAACTATATACCGTTAGGATGTGAAGGTGGTTCTTATGTTCCTCGTTTTTATAATCATCATCTAGTTGGTTATGATTGTGCTAAAGCCAACTATAAGGTGGTTCAAATCGCATTTTATACATCAAGTTATCCACATGTTTCTTATTGGGAGATATACAACCTTAGTAGTAACTCTTGGAAGAAAATGGATGACCATATTCCTCCATTTTATACCGACTATAACCCAGTGTACATAGATGGAATGTCTCATTGGTGGAATGGAGTTAAAACAAATTCATTTTTAATATCATTTGACTTTAGTACTGAATCTTTCATTATGACTCCCATGCCTTCTTATGTACATGATTTGTTGGCTGATATTTACACTTGTAAAATTCAATTGATGATATTGAAGGGATCCATTGCTCTCACCTTACATCATAAAGAGACATCTACCTTTTACATGCATTTTAATATTGGGTGA